A region from the Marinobacter sp. SS13-12 genome encodes:
- a CDS encoding FAD:protein FMN transferase has translation MTLSMLRPVRVVLASAILVLAFAALAGCSFEEEEKVWEISGPVFGTQYHINVVLKEDADRLENLAGGIEEVLEDVDASMSTWRDDSELSRFNSLDDQSQWAGISRPLHEVLATAREVSELTGGAFDVTVGPVVNLWGFGPDARPEQVPGDDELSSRLESIGYDKLELQEEPPALRASPNQYVDLSAIAKGYGVDAVSRFLESEGISAFLVEIGGEVRVSGRKPDGEAWRLAIEEPVSQRREINRVVALDSQAMATSGDYRNYYESEGERFSHTIDPKSGKPIRHNLASVTVIADDCMTADALATAFNVMGFEQAKDLATRENIAAYFIVRGEDGFETDYTPAFSSFLAH, from the coding sequence ATGACACTCAGCATGCTACGACCCGTCAGGGTGGTTCTGGCCAGCGCCATTCTGGTGCTGGCCTTTGCCGCGCTGGCGGGTTGTTCGTTTGAGGAAGAGGAAAAAGTCTGGGAGATATCCGGGCCTGTTTTTGGCACCCAGTATCATATTAACGTGGTATTGAAGGAAGACGCAGATCGGCTTGAGAATCTGGCAGGTGGTATCGAGGAGGTGCTTGAAGATGTTGATGCCTCCATGTCCACCTGGCGGGACGATTCGGAACTGTCCCGATTTAACAGCCTGGACGATCAGAGTCAGTGGGCCGGGATATCCAGGCCGCTTCATGAGGTCCTGGCAACAGCCAGGGAAGTGTCGGAACTGACGGGTGGTGCCTTCGATGTGACCGTGGGCCCGGTGGTCAATCTGTGGGGGTTCGGGCCTGATGCCCGGCCAGAGCAGGTGCCCGGCGATGACGAGCTTTCCTCCAGACTTGAAAGCATCGGCTATGACAAGCTTGAGCTACAGGAAGAGCCGCCCGCACTCAGGGCCAGCCCCAATCAGTACGTGGATCTTTCTGCGATAGCAAAGGGTTATGGGGTGGATGCGGTTTCACGCTTCCTCGAGTCAGAGGGAATTTCCGCCTTTCTGGTGGAAATCGGTGGTGAAGTGCGCGTTTCCGGGCGTAAACCGGACGGTGAAGCCTGGCGTCTGGCCATTGAAGAGCCGGTTTCACAACGGCGGGAAATCAACCGGGTAGTTGCCCTGGACAGTCAGGCAATGGCAACCTCGGGAGACTATCGTAACTATTACGAATCGGAAGGGGAGCGGTTTTCACATACAATAGACCCCAAGAGTGGCAAACCGATCCGTCACAACCTGGCGTCGGTCACGGTTATAGCAGACGATTGCATGACTGCAGACGCGCTGGCGACGGCTTTCAATGTGATGGGGTTTGAACAGGCAAAAGACCTCGCAACACGTGAAAACATTGCTGCTTACTTTATTGTTCGTGGCGAAGACGGGTTTGAAACGGATTACACCCCGGCTTTTTCCTCGTTCCTGGCACATTAA
- a CDS encoding glyceraldehyde-3-phosphate dehydrogenase: MSHEQINQHLSNWTERESTAEAMIPLIGRLYRKNNVVTSVYGRSIINQSVIDIIRAHRFVRQVEDSELSVHNTLPILQAMDSMDLGRGHVDIGKLAVKFKEEGGSLEDFLKREIGPIVGQYQTQSEEDAENDTKDVVLYGFGRIGRLLARILIEKAGGGNNLRLRAIVVRNGGAENDLEKRASLLRRDSVHGPFNGTISVDEENSALIANGNFIKVIYSAGPDQVDYTQYGINNAIVIDNTGIWRDEAGLGLHLKSKGVSRVMLTAPGKGDIKNIVHGINNDWITSEDRILSAASCTTNAITPVLKAIVDEYGIEDGHVETVHSYTNDQNLIDNYHKGSRRGRSAPLNMVITETGAAKAVAKALPELKGKLSGNAIRVPTPNVSMAILNLNLAKEVTVEGVNEYLRDMALHSELQKQIDFVNSPEVVSTDFVGSRHAGIVDAQATIANGKRLILYVWYDNEAGYSAQVIRVVNQMAGVTYPIFPKRARD, encoded by the coding sequence GTGAGTCACGAACAGATCAATCAGCACCTGTCTAACTGGACGGAAAGAGAATCCACTGCGGAAGCCATGATTCCGTTGATTGGCCGTCTCTACCGCAAAAACAATGTGGTGACGTCCGTTTACGGTCGTTCCATTATTAACCAGTCGGTCATCGACATTATTCGAGCGCACCGATTTGTGCGCCAGGTTGAGGATAGTGAGCTGTCAGTCCATAACACCCTGCCTATCCTGCAGGCGATGGACAGTATGGATCTGGGGCGCGGCCATGTGGATATTGGCAAGCTTGCCGTGAAATTCAAGGAGGAGGGCGGTTCCCTCGAGGATTTCCTGAAGCGCGAAATTGGCCCGATTGTGGGTCAGTACCAGACCCAGTCGGAAGAGGACGCCGAAAACGACACCAAAGACGTTGTGCTTTATGGTTTTGGTCGTATCGGTCGCCTGCTGGCCCGCATCCTGATTGAAAAAGCCGGCGGCGGCAACAACCTTCGCCTGCGTGCGATTGTCGTACGCAACGGTGGTGCCGAGAATGACCTCGAGAAGCGGGCCAGCCTGCTGCGCCGCGACTCGGTTCATGGTCCGTTCAATGGCACCATTAGCGTGGATGAAGAGAATTCGGCGCTGATTGCCAACGGTAATTTCATCAAGGTGATTTATTCCGCGGGCCCGGATCAGGTGGATTACACTCAGTACGGTATCAATAACGCCATTGTGATTGATAACACCGGTATCTGGCGTGATGAGGCAGGCCTTGGCCTGCACCTGAAGTCCAAGGGAGTCAGTCGGGTGATGTTGACCGCGCCCGGTAAGGGCGATATCAAGAACATTGTTCACGGTATCAATAACGACTGGATTACCAGTGAGGATCGTATCCTCTCGGCGGCGTCCTGTACCACCAACGCCATCACGCCGGTGCTCAAGGCGATCGTTGATGAGTACGGCATCGAAGATGGCCATGTTGAAACGGTGCATTCCTACACCAATGACCAGAACCTGATCGACAACTACCACAAGGGCAGCCGTCGCGGTCGCAGTGCGCCCCTGAACATGGTAATTACCGAAACAGGTGCCGCCAAGGCCGTTGCCAAGGCACTGCCGGAGCTCAAAGGCAAATTGTCCGGTAACGCGATTCGTGTACCGACCCCGAACGTATCCATGGCCATTCTCAATCTGAACCTGGCCAAAGAGGTCACGGTTGAAGGGGTCAATGAGTACCTCCGCGACATGGCACTGCACTCCGAGTTGCAGAAGCAGATCGATTTCGTCAACTCGCCGGAAGTGGTCTCTACCGATTTTGTCGGTTCGCGCCATGCCGGTATTGTGGATGCCCAGGCCACCATTGCTAACGGCAAGCGCCTGATTCTCTACGTGTGGTACGACAATGAGGCGGGTTACAGCGCCCAGGTTATCCGTGTGGTTAACCAGATGGCAGGTGTCACCTACCCGATCTTCCCGAAACGGGCCAGGGACTGA
- the nqrM gene encoding (Na+)-NQR maturation NqrM has protein sequence MGTFLLVLTIVVLLVAGMSVGVIFGRKPISGTCGGIGAMGISKSCDICGGNTQKCEEENERLASEGNSAEALTYDASNNKTH, from the coding sequence ATGGGTACTTTTCTGCTGGTTCTGACAATTGTTGTACTGCTGGTTGCCGGTATGTCGGTCGGCGTTATCTTCGGTCGCAAGCCTATCAGCGGTACATGTGGGGGTATTGGTGCCATGGGTATCAGCAAATCCTGCGATATCTGCGGTGGTAATACCCAGAAATGCGAAGAAGAGAATGAGCGTCTTGCCAGCGAGGGCAATTCAGCGGAGGCATTAACCTACGACGCCTCCAATAACAAGACCCACTGA
- a CDS encoding NADH:ubiquinone reductase (Na(+)-transporting) subunit D, whose translation MADASAKQVLFEPIFSNNPIALQILGICSALAVTTSMNVTLVMCAAVIAVTAFSNLAVSLVRMQIPGSIRIIVQMTIIASLVIVVDQVLKAYAYEISKQLSVFVGLIITNCIVMGRAEGFAMKNGPWLSFLDGIGNGLGYSVLLIFVAFFRELLGAGSLFGVSLMPVVNEGGWYIPNGLLLLPPSAFFIIGLTIWGLRTWKPEQVEEPDFKMSRHTVKEAF comes from the coding sequence ATGGCAGACGCTTCAGCCAAACAGGTTCTCTTCGAACCGATTTTCAGTAACAACCCTATTGCGCTGCAGATACTGGGTATCTGTTCAGCGCTGGCGGTGACCACCAGCATGAACGTGACTCTGGTCATGTGTGCGGCGGTTATCGCGGTAACGGCTTTTTCAAACCTGGCTGTGTCGCTGGTTCGCATGCAGATTCCCGGCAGCATCCGGATCATCGTCCAGATGACCATTATTGCTTCCCTGGTTATCGTGGTGGATCAGGTGCTCAAGGCCTATGCCTACGAAATCAGCAAGCAGTTGTCAGTGTTCGTTGGTCTGATCATCACCAACTGTATCGTTATGGGCCGGGCTGAAGGCTTCGCCATGAAGAACGGTCCCTGGTTGAGCTTCCTTGACGGCATTGGTAATGGCCTCGGCTACTCGGTATTGCTTATCTTTGTCGCGTTCTTCCGTGAACTTCTGGGTGCGGGCTCGCTATTCGGCGTGTCCCTGATGCCGGTTGTGAACGAAGGTGGCTGGTACATTCCCAATGGTCTGCTACTGCTGCCGCCAAGTGCGTTCTTTATTATTGGTCTTACCATCTGGGGTCTGCGGACCTGGAAGCCGGAGCAGGTGGAAGAGCCCGACTTCAAGATGTCCCGCCACACCGTTAAGGAGGCCTTCTGA
- a CDS encoding Na(+)-translocating NADH-quinone reductase subunit C, protein MAKAKETVSRTLMVALVLSIAFSVVVSTAAVMLRPAQVKNQNLDIRSNILAAAGMLEEGMSADEIEEIFSRFDVRLVDLDSGNYVEPDAVGVEDPMKYDMYKAASDPSMSTDIPASEDKAGIKRRPDVAKIYTLSEDGELVRVVLPIHGYGLWSTLYGFVSLEGDANTIEGLGFYDHAETPGLGGEVDNPRWKSQWVGKEVYGDELEEPQIRLVKGGVSSGASDKEHKVDALSGATLTSRGVEQLVNYWMGDRGFAPYLKKLREGEV, encoded by the coding sequence GTGGCTAAAGCTAAAGAAACTGTCTCCAGAACGCTGATGGTTGCGCTGGTGTTGAGTATTGCCTTCTCTGTTGTGGTTTCGACCGCCGCGGTAATGCTCCGTCCGGCGCAGGTCAAAAACCAGAATCTCGACATTCGATCCAACATTCTGGCTGCGGCTGGTATGCTTGAAGAAGGAATGTCGGCTGACGAGATTGAAGAAATCTTCTCACGCTTCGACGTGCGGCTGGTGGACCTCGATTCCGGAAACTACGTGGAACCTGACGCGGTCGGTGTTGAGGACCCGATGAAGTACGACATGTACAAAGCGGCCTCTGATCCGTCCATGTCCACCGATATCCCGGCGTCGGAAGACAAAGCCGGTATCAAGCGTCGTCCGGATGTGGCCAAGATCTATACCCTGAGTGAGGACGGCGAACTTGTCAGAGTGGTGCTTCCGATTCATGGCTATGGACTGTGGTCCACTCTGTATGGATTTGTGTCGCTGGAGGGCGATGCCAACACCATTGAAGGGCTGGGCTTCTATGACCACGCAGAAACTCCCGGGCTTGGCGGCGAAGTCGATAACCCTCGCTGGAAGAGTCAGTGGGTTGGCAAAGAAGTGTATGGCGATGAGCTGGAAGAGCCGCAGATTCGACTGGTCAAGGGTGGCGTGAGCTCCGGAGCATCCGACAAGGAGCACAAGGTGGATGCGCTGTCCGGTGCGACCCTGACGAGCCGTGGTGTTGAACAGCTGGTCAACTACTGGATGGGTGACCGGGGCTTCGCACCGTACCTGAAAAAACTTCGTGAAGGGGAGGTCTGA
- a CDS encoding Na(+)-translocating NADH-quinone reductase subunit A, whose product MIKIKKGLDLPISGAPEQTITDGKPVRHVALIGFDYIGMKPTMVVKEGDRVKRGTLLFTDKKTEGVRYTSPAAGVVKEINRGERRVFQSIVIEIDGDDAETFARYDASDIAGLERQQVVDNLVESGLWTTFKTRPYSKVPAIDSAPHSIFVSVMDTNPLAADPTVIIGENGAAFEQGLKILTKLTNGKVFVTGKPGSDVPVPSDDNVEVQQFDGVHPAGNVGTHIHYLDPIAGDKVVWSIGYQDVIDIAKLFETGELPVDRIVAVGGPKALKPRMIRTRIGASLTELLEGEIATDCEVRTISGSVFGGRRGDGPCAYLGRFANQISVLEEGYKREFMGWLSPGPNKFSVLNIYLSKLAGSKLFNFTTSTNGSERAMVPVGAYEQVMPLDILPTQLLRSLIVGDTEMAQKLGALELDEEDLALCTFVCPGKYEYGPILRENLTRIEIEG is encoded by the coding sequence ATGATCAAGATCAAAAAAGGCCTGGATCTTCCCATCAGCGGCGCTCCTGAGCAGACCATTACTGACGGCAAACCCGTTCGCCACGTGGCATTGATCGGTTTTGACTACATCGGCATGAAGCCGACGATGGTTGTGAAAGAAGGGGACCGTGTAAAGCGCGGTACGCTGCTGTTTACGGACAAGAAGACCGAAGGCGTTCGTTATACCTCACCGGCAGCCGGTGTGGTCAAAGAAATTAACCGCGGTGAGCGCCGCGTGTTCCAGTCGATTGTCATTGAGATTGACGGCGACGATGCGGAAACATTTGCGCGCTACGACGCCTCCGATATTGCTGGCCTTGAGCGTCAGCAGGTTGTCGACAACCTGGTTGAATCCGGTTTGTGGACGACCTTCAAGACTCGTCCGTACAGCAAAGTGCCTGCGATCGACTCGGCACCGCATTCCATCTTCGTGTCGGTGATGGACACCAATCCTCTGGCGGCAGACCCCACGGTCATCATCGGTGAGAACGGCGCCGCTTTTGAGCAGGGCCTGAAGATTCTCACCAAGCTGACGAACGGCAAGGTGTTTGTGACCGGTAAGCCAGGATCCGATGTGCCGGTTCCGTCTGACGACAATGTGGAAGTGCAGCAGTTTGATGGTGTTCACCCGGCGGGCAATGTCGGTACCCATATTCACTACCTTGACCCGATTGCCGGCGACAAGGTGGTGTGGAGTATCGGCTACCAGGACGTTATCGACATCGCCAAGCTGTTCGAAACCGGGGAGCTCCCGGTAGACCGGATCGTCGCCGTTGGTGGGCCGAAGGCACTGAAGCCACGGATGATCCGTACCCGCATCGGCGCCAGCCTCACGGAACTTCTGGAGGGTGAAATTGCCACAGACTGCGAGGTTCGCACGATTTCCGGTTCCGTGTTTGGTGGCCGTCGCGGTGATGGGCCCTGCGCCTATCTCGGTCGTTTTGCCAATCAGATTTCTGTTCTGGAGGAAGGCTATAAGCGAGAGTTTATGGGCTGGCTGTCTCCGGGGCCGAACAAGTTCTCGGTTCTGAACATCTATCTGTCAAAATTGGCGGGCAGCAAACTGTTCAACTTCACCACCTCAACCAACGGCAGCGAACGCGCCATGGTGCCCGTAGGTGCTTACGAGCAGGTGATGCCACTGGATATTCTGCCAACGCAGCTGCTGCGTTCGCTGATCGTCGGTGACACCGAGATGGCACAGAAACTGGGTGCGTTGGAACTGGATGAAGAAGATCTGGCACTGTGCACGTTCGTGTGCCCGGGTAAATACGAATACGGTCCGATTCTCCGTGAGAACCTGACCCGAATCGAGATCGAGGGCTAA
- the nqrE gene encoding NADH:ubiquinone reductase (Na(+)-transporting) subunit E: MEHYISLILKAIFVENMALAFFLGMCTFIAISKKIEAAAGLGIAVVVVLTITVPVNNLLYNTILREGALDWAGLPNVDLSFLGLLTYIGVIAALIQIMEMILDKYIPALYAALGVFLPLITVNCAILGASLFMVERDYTFSESVVYGFGAGVGWALAILALAGIREKLKYSDVPEGLRGLGITFITVGLMSLGFMSFSGISL, encoded by the coding sequence ATGGAACACTATATCAGTCTGATACTGAAGGCCATTTTTGTTGAAAACATGGCGCTGGCGTTTTTCCTGGGGATGTGTACGTTCATTGCGATCTCCAAGAAGATCGAAGCCGCTGCCGGGCTTGGTATCGCGGTTGTCGTGGTGCTGACGATCACGGTTCCGGTGAACAACCTGCTCTACAACACCATCCTGAGGGAGGGTGCGCTGGACTGGGCAGGCTTGCCGAACGTTGACCTGAGCTTTTTGGGCCTGCTGACGTATATCGGTGTTATCGCCGCGCTTATCCAGATCATGGAGATGATTCTGGACAAGTACATTCCGGCGCTGTATGCAGCGCTCGGTGTGTTCCTGCCGTTGATCACAGTGAACTGCGCCATCCTTGGTGCCTCACTGTTCATGGTAGAGCGCGACTATACCTTTAGCGAAAGCGTGGTGTACGGGTTTGGTGCAGGTGTTGGCTGGGCGCTGGCGATACTGGCCCTGGCCGGTATCCGTGAAAAGCTCAAGTACAGCGACGTTCCCGAGGGCCTGCGTGGCCTGGGTATCACCTTCATTACGGTTGGTCTGATGTCCCTGGGCTTTATGTCATTCTCAGGCATTTCACTGTAA
- the nqrF gene encoding NADH:ubiquinone reductase (Na(+)-transporting) subunit F, which yields MNTEIILGVVMFTVIVLALVAVILAARSRLVSTGDVTIEINDDPEHTLKTEAGSKLLGTLANNGIFLSSACGGGGTCAQCKCKVLEGGGAMLPTEKTHFTNREEKEGWRLSCQVPVKQDMKVEVPEEFFGVKKWECEVISNHNVATFIKELVLKLPEGEEVDFRAGGYVQLECPPYEIDFKDFDIEEEFHEDWDKHNIWRYKAVNKEETIRAYSMANYPDEKGVLKFNIRIATPPPGTDHPPGIMSTYVFALKPGDKITVMGPFGEFFAKKTDAEMVFIGGGAGMAPMRSHIFDQLKRLNSKRKISFWYGARSVREMFYVEDFDMLAEENENFEWHVALSDALPEDNWKGPTGFIHNVLYENYLKDHPAPEDCEYYMCGPPIMNASCIKMLKDLGVEDENIMLDDFGG from the coding sequence ATGAATACAGAAATCATTCTCGGCGTGGTCATGTTCACTGTTATCGTACTGGCCCTTGTCGCGGTCATCCTCGCGGCACGGTCCAGGCTGGTAAGCACCGGTGATGTGACCATCGAAATCAACGATGATCCCGAGCACACACTGAAAACGGAAGCCGGCAGCAAGCTTCTCGGTACTCTGGCCAACAACGGCATCTTCCTGTCGTCAGCCTGTGGCGGCGGTGGTACCTGTGCCCAGTGCAAGTGCAAGGTTCTGGAAGGCGGCGGTGCCATGCTGCCTACGGAGAAAACCCACTTCACCAATCGTGAAGAGAAGGAAGGCTGGCGTCTGTCGTGCCAGGTGCCTGTAAAACAGGATATGAAGGTTGAGGTGCCGGAGGAATTCTTTGGCGTCAAGAAGTGGGAATGCGAAGTTATTTCCAACCACAACGTTGCAACCTTCATCAAGGAACTGGTACTGAAGCTTCCGGAAGGCGAAGAAGTGGATTTCCGGGCTGGCGGTTACGTCCAGTTGGAGTGCCCTCCTTACGAGATCGATTTCAAGGATTTCGACATTGAGGAAGAGTTCCACGAAGACTGGGACAAGCACAACATCTGGCGCTACAAGGCAGTCAACAAGGAAGAGACCATTCGCGCCTATTCCATGGCGAACTACCCGGACGAGAAGGGGGTTCTAAAGTTCAACATCCGTATTGCCACGCCACCTCCGGGCACAGATCATCCACCTGGCATCATGTCCACGTATGTGTTCGCCCTGAAGCCGGGTGACAAGATCACCGTGATGGGACCATTCGGTGAGTTCTTCGCCAAGAAGACCGATGCCGAGATGGTATTTATCGGCGGTGGTGCCGGCATGGCACCGATGCGCTCCCATATTTTCGACCAGCTGAAACGCCTGAATTCCAAGCGCAAGATCAGCTTCTGGTACGGCGCGCGAAGTGTCCGGGAGATGTTCTATGTCGAAGATTTCGACATGCTGGCGGAGGAGAACGAAAACTTCGAATGGCATGTGGCATTGTCTGATGCTCTGCCTGAAGATAATTGGAAAGGCCCGACCGGGTTCATTCACAATGTGCTCTACGAAAACTATCTGAAGGACCATCCGGCCCCTGAGGACTGTGAGTACTATATGTGTGGGCCCCCAATCATGAACGCCTCCTGTATCAAGATGCTGAAGGATCTTGGGGTGGAAGATGAGAACATCATGCTGGATGACTTCGGGGGTTAA
- the sthA gene encoding Si-specific NAD(P)(+) transhydrogenase, which yields MAEHHYDVVVIGAGPSGEGAAMNATKHGKRVAIIEDKPTVGGNCTHWGTIPSKALRHSVKQIITFNTNQMFRDIGEPRWFSFPRVLQNAQKVIGKQVKLRTQFYARNRVDLINGRASFLDANRLEIRGNKSHEILHFKQAIIATGSRPYLPPDVDFRHHRVYNSDTILNLSHTPRTLIIYGAGVIGSEYASIFAGLGVKVDLINPGSRLLTFLDDEISDALSYHLRNNGVLVRHNEEYESVDGDDHGVVLSLKSGKKIRADAFLWCNGRSGNTEKLGLENIGLTPNGRGQLAVDDHYRTDVENIYAAGDVIGWPSLASAAYDQGRSASSDIVKDDYFRLVTDVPTGIYTLPEISSVGKTERELTQAKVPYEVGQAFFKDLARAQITGDPVGMLKLLFHRESRQLLGIHCFGDQAAEIVHIGQAIMNQEGEANSLNYFINTTFNYPTMAEAYRVAALNGLNRIF from the coding sequence ATGGCAGAGCATCATTACGACGTCGTCGTTATCGGCGCGGGCCCCTCGGGGGAAGGCGCGGCGATGAATGCGACGAAGCATGGTAAACGTGTCGCGATCATTGAGGACAAACCCACGGTTGGCGGTAACTGCACCCACTGGGGCACAATCCCTTCCAAAGCGCTGCGCCACTCGGTCAAGCAGATCATCACGTTCAACACCAATCAGATGTTCCGTGACATCGGTGAACCACGTTGGTTCTCGTTCCCGCGCGTTCTGCAGAATGCCCAGAAGGTGATCGGCAAACAGGTCAAGTTGAGAACCCAGTTCTATGCCCGCAACCGGGTGGACCTGATCAACGGCCGGGCGAGCTTTCTCGATGCCAACCGGTTGGAAATTCGTGGTAACAAATCCCACGAAATTCTTCACTTCAAGCAGGCTATTATTGCCACGGGGTCGCGTCCGTATCTTCCGCCCGATGTGGATTTCCGTCATCACCGGGTTTACAACTCCGACACGATTCTCAACCTGTCCCACACCCCCCGTACATTGATCATTTATGGTGCCGGTGTGATCGGCTCGGAGTACGCTTCGATTTTTGCCGGGCTTGGTGTGAAGGTGGATCTGATCAACCCGGGTAGCCGCCTGCTCACTTTCCTGGACGATGAAATATCCGACGCCCTGAGCTATCACCTGCGCAACAACGGCGTACTGGTCAGACACAATGAGGAGTACGAGTCGGTTGATGGCGACGACCACGGGGTTGTGCTGTCACTGAAATCCGGCAAGAAAATCCGTGCCGATGCTTTCCTCTGGTGTAACGGTCGCAGCGGGAATACCGAAAAACTGGGGCTGGAGAATATTGGCCTGACGCCCAATGGCCGCGGTCAGCTGGCCGTGGACGACCATTACCGGACGGACGTTGAGAATATTTACGCGGCCGGTGACGTGATTGGCTGGCCCAGCCTTGCCAGCGCCGCCTACGACCAGGGCCGCTCGGCGTCCTCCGACATCGTCAAGGACGACTACTTCCGCCTGGTAACCGATGTTCCCACCGGCATCTATACCCTCCCAGAAATCAGTTCTGTGGGCAAAACCGAGCGTGAGTTGACGCAAGCCAAGGTGCCTTATGAAGTGGGACAGGCGTTCTTCAAGGATCTGGCGCGGGCCCAGATTACCGGCGACCCGGTTGGAATGCTCAAGCTTCTGTTTCACCGGGAATCGCGACAGCTTCTGGGTATTCACTGCTTTGGTGACCAGGCCGCAGAAATTGTTCACATCGGCCAGGCCATCATGAACCAGGAAGGGGAGGCCAATTCCCTGAACTACTTCATCAATACCACCTTCAACTACCCGACCATGGCTGAGGCTTACCGCGTAGCCGCACTAAACGGTCTGAACCGGATTTTCTGA
- a CDS encoding NADH:ubiquinone reductase (Na(+)-transporting) subunit B codes for MAIRQFLDGIEHHFEKGGKYERWYALYEAVDTIFYTPGSVTSTTSHVRDGVDLKRIMITVWLCTFPAMFFGMWNIGFQANSFLAENPDALMGDGGLRTAFISALAGNNAASIWDNFVYGMAYFVPIYFVTFVVGGFWEVLFATVRRHEVNEGFFVTSVLFALICPPTIPLWQVALGITFGVVIGKEVFGGTGKNFLNPALTGRAFLYFAYPAQISGDTVWTAVDGFSGATALSWAASGGLEALETQIGWMSAFMGSIQGSMGETSTLAVLIGGIILLVMKIASYRIVGGVMIGMIGMSVLLNVIGSETNAMFNVPAHWHLVMGGFAFGMMFMATDPVSAAMTNTGRWCFGILVGVMTVLIRVINPAFPEGIMLAILFANLFAPLMDHYVVQANIKRRLARG; via the coding sequence ATGGCAATCCGACAGTTTCTCGATGGCATAGAACACCACTTTGAAAAAGGTGGCAAGTACGAGCGCTGGTATGCGCTGTACGAGGCCGTCGATACCATTTTCTATACTCCCGGCTCGGTGACGTCCACTACCTCTCATGTGCGCGATGGGGTCGACCTGAAGCGCATCATGATCACGGTGTGGCTGTGTACCTTCCCGGCGATGTTCTTCGGTATGTGGAACATCGGCTTCCAGGCCAACAGCTTCCTGGCTGAAAACCCCGACGCCCTGATGGGTGACGGCGGCCTGCGTACTGCTTTTATCAGTGCCCTGGCGGGTAACAACGCCGCCAGTATCTGGGACAACTTCGTTTACGGCATGGCCTACTTCGTGCCCATCTACTTCGTTACCTTCGTGGTCGGTGGTTTCTGGGAAGTGCTGTTTGCCACGGTTCGCCGTCATGAAGTCAACGAAGGGTTCTTCGTGACCTCCGTATTGTTCGCGCTGATCTGCCCGCCCACCATTCCCTTGTGGCAGGTGGCCCTGGGTATCACCTTTGGTGTGGTTATCGGCAAGGAAGTGTTTGGCGGAACCGGCAAGAACTTCCTGAATCCGGCCCTGACCGGCCGTGCGTTTCTGTACTTTGCCTACCCGGCGCAGATTTCCGGTGACACAGTATGGACAGCGGTTGATGGATTCAGCGGTGCAACGGCACTCAGCTGGGCAGCCAGCGGTGGCCTGGAAGCACTGGAAACCCAGATTGGCTGGATGTCGGCGTTCATGGGCTCTATCCAGGGCTCAATGGGTGAGACCTCGACGCTCGCAGTACTGATCGGCGGTATCATTCTGCTGGTGATGAAGATCGCCTCCTATCGCATTGTCGGGGGTGTAATGATCGGCATGATTGGCATGTCGGTGCTGCTGAACGTTATCGGCTCCGAGACCAATGCCATGTTCAACGTGCCTGCGCACTGGCACCTGGTCATGGGCGGTTTCGCCTTTGGCATGATGTTCATGGCCACGGACCCCGTGTCTGCTGCCATGACCAATACCGGGCGCTGGTGCTTCGGTATCCTGGTAGGCGTTATGACCGTGCTGATCCGCGTGATCAACCCCGCTTTCCCGGAAGGCATCATGCTGGCAATCCTGTTTGCCAACCTCTTTGCACCGCTGATGGACCACTACGTGGTTCAGGCCAACATCAAACGGAGGCTCGCACGTGGCTAA